The DNA segment TATCAAAATCCCGTGCGACGGTAATGGATGAAAATAAATTAAGAGCGGAGTGAATCCGCTCGGCAAAGTGGGGACCGTCACTTTGCAAAACAATATGTCCACGAGGGGGCGGGAGTATTTTTGTTGTGGTGGTTGAAATAACACGTTTTTTCTCTGCTTTGAAAAACATGCTCAGCCAGCGCACAAGCGTAGTCTTTCCTCCCGCTCCAGTGAGGGCAATGAGTCTGTGTTTATCTGATATGAGCGAGTTCGGACCTGATAAGTCCATAAAATTGCTCATAATTACTCCTGTGAAAAAATATGTGCGCTTACAACTTCGAGAACTCCGCCGGCAATGGAGAGAGCCTTGTCGGAAACTTCGTTGCAATATGAGATGGTTGCCCGCGGATCGATATCACCGAGCTTGGTCTTTTTCGTGACCGGGGTTCCGTTGCTTAACAAGCCTCGAATTACACCGGAAATGGCAGCTATCACTTCTGTTCCGTCCACATCGCCCAGAACGTCACCTTTGGAAATTTTATCACCGATATCGTGACGGGTGGAAAAGATTCCGCCATGTTCAGCCCAGTAAACCCGTTCAATAGTGTAGCCGCCGATGTTACCGGGGACTCCTGTGTTGGGTTCCGCTGAGCCTGATGAAATAACTCTGCTTAAATGATGACCACGTTTGGTTTCAACAATCCTGTGCACATCTTTTCCAGCCGTGAAGCCGGGCCCGAGACCTATTACGAGCGGAGCCATCGTTATTTCGGTGCCAAGGTTACGTTTAGCGATGATAGCATCAATGAGAATCTGAGGTTTGATAGCCGGCAGGTGCAATCCGGAGGGATCACATATAATGGCAATTTTCCCAGCTTCCCAGATTGCCGGAATATTCTCTATTGCATCAGCAAACTGAGCATTTACTTCTTCCACTTGAACCTGTCCATGATAGACTGCTTCAGATAGTGCAACTGTACGCCGTACTGCCAATGGGTGATCTGTTTCAAGCATTACAATACGTTTCAGACCTGCCCGGTAAAGACGCAAAGCTACACCTGTGGCAAGATCTCCCGCTCCGCGAATAGCTATAATCGGAGGAGTTAATTTATTCATTTCATACTCCTAAGCGCTTTTTCTGTCGTAATGTTTAAGTAGTTGCTGGTATTCGGTGTCGGTGTCGACATCGAGGAACGGTCCGACTTCGTGAATTCGCACTAATCGCAGGGCTAGACCCTGAGCAGCCAGCAGAGGTCTTGCTCCAGTATCACCTTTCAGTTCTAAAGCTCTATCAAACCAGCTTGCCGGAATAGTTATGGGATTACCGCGCATACCTTCCTGAATAGGAGCCACCCAGCACTCAGGCTCTTGTGAAAAAGCCCAGACCAGACGGTCAATGGTTTCAGAAGTGATCAGTGGCTGATCTCCGAGAAAGAACATGGCCCCTTGCG comes from the Maridesulfovibrio ferrireducens genome and includes:
- the yqeB gene encoding selenium-dependent molybdenum cofactor biosynthesis protein YqeB — encoded protein: MNKLTPPIIAIRGAGDLATGVALRLYRAGLKRIVMLETDHPLAVRRTVALSEAVYHGQVQVEEVNAQFADAIENIPAIWEAGKIAIICDPSGLHLPAIKPQILIDAIIAKRNLGTEITMAPLVIGLGPGFTAGKDVHRIVETKRGHHLSRVISSGSAEPNTGVPGNIGGYTIERVYWAEHGGIFSTRHDIGDKISKGDVLGDVDGTEVIAAISGVIRGLLSNGTPVTKKTKLGDIDPRATISYCNEVSDKALSIAGGVLEVVSAHIFSQE
- a CDS encoding nucleotidyltransferase family protein, with translation MKNQSLKQEIARTSGIILAAGSATRMGRDKLSLPFRGMPMVQHVINAARESQLNDVTVVLPCNSELEKILDLEGCAVVTSPDRKLGQAESFKTGLRHVKDHTQGAMFFLGDQPLITSETIDRLVWAFSQEPECWVAPIQEGMRGNPITIPASWFDRALELKGDTGARPLLAAQGLALRLVRIHEVGPFLDVDTDTEYQQLLKHYDRKSA